A stretch of the Arvicola amphibius chromosome 8, mArvAmp1.2, whole genome shotgun sequence genome encodes the following:
- the LOC119820681 gene encoding sperm motility kinase 2B-like, whose protein sequence is MTSSSEEGSPETSPVPSIFEEESFQSQYRVLRTIGQGSNAKVQLAHHRLTGTPVAVKVLQKKKKWCHLIMSEVDIMMMVNHPNIISLLQVIESEKRIYLVMELAEGQQLYQYIRKTGHLQEDEARGIFRQILAGVSYCHELGIVHRDLKPDNIMLDRNGKVKIIDFGLGTQVEPGQRLNRHCGAYSFGAPELFLGKLYDGPKIDIWTVGVVLYFMVVGKVPFDAVTVPELRRQVVAGKYTVPLNMSELLQDLLSRLMTVNPKFRPTVTEVMTHPWLREDLEASTNQCEEMVPSLPDPAIVEAMEYMGFQAQDIKDSLRQRKYNQTMASYCLLQEQALQGHGCTTRAQPKNPGATPFPSLEDPAAFPLELRRRGSEPALGTLLRGPATYGHVPAYGQQVGQRGSRRPTGSALQRPSTPDQTHQRAKSAPCIYSTSSSSENMEDLGSHGPSAEDKPTHRQGQPRGLKGWIRRIGSTLRGLCCCFPSRKKPRRGQNRVSPQK, encoded by the coding sequence ATGACTTCATCCAGTGAGGAGGGGTCACCAGAGACCAGCCCAGTGCCTAGTATTTTTGAAGAGGAAAGCTTCCAGTCTCAATACAGAGTCCTGAGGACCATCGGCCAGGGGAGCAACGCTAAGGTCCAGCTGGCCCACCACCGCCTCACAGGTACCCCCGTGGCTGTTAAAGTgcttcaaaagaagaagaagtggtGTCACTTAATCATGTCTGAGGTAGATATCATGATGATGGTCAACCACCCCAACATCATCTCACTCCTCCAAGTGATTGAGTCTGAGAAGAGAATATACCTCGTCATGGAGCTGGCTGAGGGACAACAGCTTTATCAATACATCCGAAAGACTGGCCACCTGCAGGAGGACGAGGCCCGGGGGATATTCAGGCAAATACTAGCAGGTGTGAGCTACTGCCATGAGCTTGGAATAGTCCATCGGGACCTGAAACCGGACAATATCATGCTGGATAGGAATGGAAAAGTCAAAATCATCGACTTTGGCCTTGGCACACAAGTCGAACCTGGGCAGAGGCTGAACCGGCACTGTGGTGCTTACTCCTTTGGGGCCCCCGAACTCTTCCTTGGCAAGCTATATGATGGCCCCAAGATTGACATATGGACCGTGGGAGTCGTCTTATATTTCATGGTAGTCGGGAAGGTCCCATTTGATGCTGTCACCGTACCAGAACTGCGAAGGCAGGTTGTGGCAGGGAAGTATACTGTCCCCTTGAACATGTCAGAACTACTCCAGGACCTGCTTAGCCGCTTAATGACAGTCAACCCCAAGTTTAGGCCCACAGTGACCGAGGTGATGACACACCCCTGGCTCAGGGAAGACTTGGAGGCTTCAACAAATCAATGTGAGGAAATGGTCCCCAGCTTGCCTGACCCGGCAATTGTAGAAGCCATGGAATATATGGGGTTCCAAGCCCAGGATATCAAAGATTCGTTACGCCAAAGAAAGTATAATCAGACCATGGCGTCCTATTGCTTACTGCAAGAGCAGGCTCTCCAGGGGCATGGCTGCACAACCCGGGCTCAGCCCAAGAATCCAGGGGCGACTCCATTCCCTTCCCTTGAAGATCCTGCTGCTTTCCCTCTAGAActgaggaggaggggaagtgagCCGGCCCTTGGCACATTACTCAGAGGGCCAGCCACTTATGGTCATGTGCCTGCCTATGGCCAGCAGGTGGGTCAAAGAGGAAGCAGACGTCCCACTGGGTCTGCTCTGCAGAGGCCATCCACACCGGATCAAACTCACCAACGTGCCAAGAGTGCTCCCTGCATTTACTCAACGAGCAGCAGCAGTGAGAACATGGAAGACTTAGGCTCCCACGGCCCCTCAGCAGAGGACAAGCCCACCCACAGACAGGGCCAGCCCAGGGGCTTGAAGGGATGGATAAGGAGGATAGGAAGCACCCTGAGGGGACTGTGTTGCTGCTTTCCCTCAAGAAAGAAACCTCGCCGAGGGCAGAACCGAGTCTCCCCTCAGAAATGA